AAGCGATCTTCTCCTTCGATATATCCGTATTTAATATCTGCTTCCCAAAGTTGATTAGAAGCTTTAATGATCCGATTTCGTGCTAATTTACGTGGAAAAGAGACTTTCTTTTGTCGTTGTGGTCGTAAGATCCCAAGTTCCTTACATAGGCGATATACCTTTTTCTTATTAATAGTCAGGCTATATTTTCTTTGAAGTACTTTGGTTAATTTGCGATAACCATAGTTATAAGCATCGCCTGCAATTTCTTCTAACAGAAATTCTTTGATTTGTTCATCCGATACTTTTTTTCCTTCCTCATTAAAGGAATAACCAGGTGCTGGACGACCCTCATTCACTTTTTTCTCTTCCACCCGGTAGTTCTTTTGATAATAATAGGTGGAACGAGGAATACCGATAATTTTGAGCACCTTTGAAATAGAATAGCCTTTGTTAATCCATTGATCAGCTACTTCAAGTTTTTCAGTAAGTGAGGGTTTTTCTTTTTTATTAAATCCCGTAAAATCGCTATTTCAAGGTCTTTTTCTCCCAAAATCATTTTGAGTTTTTCATTTTCCTTAGATAATTCTTTGGAATCTAGGTCTGGCAAAACAGCTACATCCATGTCTCCAAATTTTCCATCTTTATATTCACGGATCCATCGACTAACCATGTTTGGATTCAATTCATACCGACGAGCTACAAGGGTAATATTTCCTGTTTCTCGGGCTTCCTTAATGACTTGTAATTTAAACTCTTTTGAATGTTTTATTCGCTTCATGATGTCAGCCTCCTTGGTACATTAAGCAGTATAATAAAATTTACTCTTACTGTCCAAGTTCATTTTGGGGCTAATAAGCTTGTTATTCCCATTTAAGAGTTCGTCTTGTTAAATATGATGGCTAACGACTGAAGCGTTAGTCATTTTTAAAGCATTCTTTAAATAAATGTCTAAAATGCAAACACACACTTAAATTCCCTAACTTTTTTTAGAAAGTATTGATAACCAGCCGGGTCTATATAATCCTCATCGCATCTTGGGAGCAGCTGGCTAAATTTATATAAGTAGACAGTGCGGAACGATAGGAAGAAAATGAATGGAACATAGTCTGTATTTCGCTAAATTTCTTTCTGAACTTGTTTCGTATTGTGATTTACTCTATTTTGTTTGTCTACTTTTATATGAATGAACATAACTCCCGATAGTGTAATTACTCCTCCTGCTAGAGAAAGAAGGGTAGGTACCTCGCCAAGCCAAATCCACGCAATAACAAATGCAAAAGCCGGAGTTAGAAAAAGGGAACTGGTTGCCTCTGAAGCTCCTACATGTGATGTAACATATGCTAATGCAAGATAAGGAATAACTGTAGGAAAAAGACCTAAGTACACAATGCTAATTGTTGAATCAATAGATGATTTCGCCATTTCACTCGTTAATCCAGGGAGAAAGAGAAGGATAAAAAACGTACCTGCCCATATCGTATAGGTAGTAAATGCAAGAAATCCATACTTTTTTAAATAACGTGTTTGAAATACAAAATAAATACTTTCCGAAAGAGCTGCTAAAAGGATGTACAATACTCCGTTTGTAAAGGAAACAGCCCCACCAGTGCCTAATGAGATCAAAACTACTCCAAGAAAGCTTATTAGGGATCCAATCCATCTTGAAAATCCAAACCGTTCACGAAGAAACCAAATAGCTAAAAAAGCTGAAAAAATGGGAGTCGTAGACACAAGCAGGCTTGCAGTACCTGCATTAACTGTTTTCTCCCCAACGTTTAGAGCTGTATGATAAACGGTGAAACCTAAAAAACCCAATAATAAAATTATAGGAATATCCTTTAATTCAGGTAAATGCATATGAGTGATAATTGCAATAAATATAAGCGCTATAGAACCAATCAACAATCGAAAAAGAGCAAGGTGTTCAGGTGTATAGGATTCTAAGCCAACTCGTATTCCAGCAAAAGCTGATCCCCATAGAAAAATGGGAAGGCAATACGCGACCATAATGCGAAAGCTCCATTTTTGTGCCATTTTATCACATCCTTTGAGATAATAAACCCAACCAATATATCTTCTTTTGCTTATTATTGTTTCTTATCTTATCAGCATTTGATAAAATGTCTCCAACCAGTTAAAAAGAAATAAAACCAACCACTTAGATCAAATAAAGAGGAGAATTTTTTTAATGGGTAATATTGATTGGAAAAGAAAGAAACATTCTCCTAAATATCAACAAATTGTGGATTATATCAAGGAGAAAATTGCCAACGGAGAATGGCCAATCGGAAGTAAAATTCCAAGTCAGCGACAATTAGCCGAGGGATTCAATGTAAATAGGAGTACTGTCGTCACTGCTTTAGAGGAATTAATGGCAGATGGATTGATTGAGGGAAAAATGGGAATGGGTACGTTCGTAGTGAATAATACATGGACATTACTTGCTACAAATCCTCCACCTGATTGGAAAGAACATGTTAAATCAGGTTTAATAAGACCGAGTCAATCGACTGTCCAACAGATAAATCAAGCTGAATCAAACACAAACCTAATTCAACTTAGTAAAGGTGAACTTTCTAAAGATTTATTTCCTTTAGATACAATGAAGTTTGTCATGCAAAGGGTATCTGAAGAAATGCAGGCTTTTGGATATGAAGAGCCAAAAGGTTTTCTGGCTTTAAGAGAAGCGATAAGCGACTATTTAAAAACATTTGGTGTTCAAGCCTCTCCTGC
Above is a genomic segment from Neobacillus endophyticus containing:
- a CDS encoding IS3 family transposase (programmed frameshift) codes for the protein MKRIKHSKEFKLQVIKEARETGNITLVARRYELNPNMVSRWIREYKDGKFGDMDVAVLPDLDSKELSKENEKLKMILGEKDLEIAILRDLIKKKNPPLTEKLEVADQWINKGYSISKVLKIIGIPRSTYYYQKNYRVEEKKVNEGRPAPGYSFNEEGKKVSDEQIKEFLLEEIAGDAYNYGYRKLTKVLQRKYSLTINKKKVYRLCKELGILRPQRQKKVSFPRKLARNRIIKASNQLWEADIKYGYIEGEDRFFFVMSIIDVYDRGIVAYHMGLSCTGDDVKQTLQRALLKRQQYAKKEKPVIRTDNGPQFISHTFEEFCENSKMEHERIPPRTPNMNAHVESFHRIFEDDCLSRWQFETYAEAYQEVMKFMVYYNERRIHSSLLDLSPKEFYQKQNSLVIKEVRV
- a CDS encoding DMT family transporter, yielding MAQKWSFRIMVAYCLPIFLWGSAFAGIRVGLESYTPEHLALFRLLIGSIALIFIAIITHMHLPELKDIPIILLLGFLGFTVYHTALNVGEKTVNAGTASLLVSTTPIFSAFLAIWFLRERFGFSRWIGSLISFLGVVLISLGTGGAVSFTNGVLYILLAALSESIYFVFQTRYLKKYGFLAFTTYTIWAGTFFILLFLPGLTSEMAKSSIDSTISIVYLGLFPTVIPYLALAYVTSHVGASEATSSLFLTPAFAFVIAWIWLGEVPTLLSLAGGVITLSGVMFIHIKVDKQNRVNHNTKQVQKEI